The genome window CAAGGGGCTCGCGCGCGGCGGCGTGGTGGCGCCGTCGTCACTCGAGCTCAATGCCGAACTCGCGTTCTCGCGACCGGATGCGAATCGCTCGGGTGAGGCCTACCTCGAAGAATTCGAGAACGATGCCGGGATTCCGATCCGGCTCGGTGAAGGGAACTGGCAGATCTCCTCGATGCCGCAATCGTCGGCGGGCGTGGAAGCCCTCGGCTTTCCGAGCGGGTTCGACTCGACCAGCGCCGTCCAGCTCAGCTGGCAGAACCTGGTGCCGAATCGTCTCGGCCTCGCCAACGAGATCACGGCCGAGGCCATCGACCCGAACATTCAGATCGTCGGCGGCAAGAGCACCAGCCCCGAGACCGTCGCCTACATCACCTTCCACGCCGATACCGCTGGCGGCATCGTCGCGCGCAACAACCACTCGCACTGGAGCCTGCCACCGCGACCGTTCCAGCCACGCTGGCGCTCGGTGGTGACGCCGCTCTCGCTCACCGGTGTCGACCTCACCCGCAACGAGTTCCTCGAGTTCTGGGTCTTCGAAGGCGAAGACGACAAGCCGGTCGAATCCTCGGAAATGCGCTTCATGCTCGACCTCGGCAGTGTCAGCGAGGACGCGCTGGCGATTGCGCCGACGGCCTTCACGGTGAGTGGGACTGATACGACCTGGACCGGGCGGCAGTATGTCGGCGCGGGCCGACTCGACACCGAACGCAATGCCACGGGCACCTATTCCGCCGTCACTGATGATGTCGGGATTCTCGGCGACCGTCCCGACCAGGTCACCGGACCGCTGGGCCCGGTGCTTCGGCCAGCGCTCTGTCGGCGCACGGTCACCGCGTCCGTCGAGATCTTCCCCTGGGGCGATCTCTCGGCCCGCTGCTCCAATGGCAACGGCCTGCTCGATACCGAAGATCTCGATGCCGACCTGCTCCTCAACGCGCGCGGCCCCGATGAGGATGCCTTCCGCTACATCATCGATCTGCGCGATCCCAAGTACTTCGTCCGCACCGGCGTGGTCTCCACCGACAACGCAACCGGGCGGAAGGCCGCGTGGAAGCTCTACCGCGTGCCGCTGCGTCAGTGGGATCGTCAGGTTGGCCAGCCCAACATGCGGCTGATCAAGCACCTCCGCTTCACCTTCCTGACGCCGCCCGACAAGGGGGGCTCCGACCCGGTGGTGCGCTTCGCTCTGGCGCGCATGCGGCTCATTGGCGCGCCCTGGGTCCGCCGGGCCGAGACGCCGATCGCAGGGATCAGCGGGTCGACCGGAGTCAGCCACGGTGATGTGTCGGTGTCGGCGATCACCACCGAGAACCTCGAACTCGGCTACGTCCCGCCACCGGGCGTGGTGAGCGCGACGAAGGACGTGGCGGGAGGCCAGTCGAGCCTCGGCCAGCAGATCAACGAAAAGGCCCTCCGTGTGGTTGCCAAGGATCTCCGCTCGGGCGAGCGGGCTGAGGCGTACTTTCGTTTCCTCGGCGACGCGCGCAATCTCCTGTCATATCGCGAGCTGCGGCTCTGGCTGCGCGGTCGTGGCACCGGCTGGGAAGACGGCACGCTGCGAGGCTACATCAAGGTCGGCGCCGACGCACGCAACTTCTACTGGTTCGACGCGAGTGCATTGACCACGACCTGGGAGCCCGAGGTCGTCGTCAATCTCGACACCTGGCGCAAGCTGCGTGCGCAGGTTCAGGAGCGCTATCTCCGTGGCGAAGCACCGAGTGGATCGCTTGAATGCGGCGGCGATCCCGAGGCGTACGTGGCGTGCGAAGGGCCGTACATCGTGCACCTGCGCGATCCGGGGATCAGCGAACCGAACCTCGCGAAGGTGCAGGAGATTGCCACGGGCATCTATCACAAGGCCGGTGGCGCAGCGCCAGCGGCAGCCGAGCTCTGGATTGATGACATCCGGCTCGCGACTCCCATCACCGAGGTCGGTCGTGCTGCGGCCATCAACGCGCGGCTCCTGGCCACGGACCTCGGCGATGTCACCCTGGACTATGTCTATCAGGACGGCCAGTTCCGGCAGATTTCGGCGGCCCCCTCCTATCGCACGACCGGCACCTTGCAGGCGAGTACGAACCTCCGACTCGATCGCTTTCTGCCGGCGTCCTTCGGCCTCGCGATGCCGTTGTCGCTCGGCTACAACGCCAGCAGCACCGATCCCGAGCTGATTGCCGGTTCGGATTTACGGGCCGCCGAGCTGGTCGATCTGCGACGCCCGCGGAGCAACAACTCCTCGTTCTCGCTCAACGTGCGCCGCGTCGTGAACACCGGAAGCTTCCTGACTCGACTGCTGCTGAATCCGCTCTCGTTCAGCGCCAACTTCGCCGGCGCCGACGCAACCACCGAATTGAGCGACGCGAATTCCTCGTTGTTCAACTATTCGCTGGGATGGTCGGTCGCCGGGGGGCGGCGAACGCGTTCACTCGGATTCGGGCGACTGGCGCGAGGGCTGCCGCGCTGGCTCCGCGAGAGTGAGAGTGGTCGGGCGCTGGGTCGCGCGAACATTGCGCTGCTGCCGACGGCACTGCGACTCAACACGACGCTCTCGCGCACCCAGGGTGACTACACCTCCTTCCTGGTGCCGATCCATCGCGCCTCCGACACGCTGCTGAAGCCGGTGACCTCGTTGCAGTATCTCTGGCGCAACAATGTCGGTACCAGCTGGCAGCCACTGCAGATGATCACCCTGAACGCCGACTGGACCAGCACGCGCGATCTCCGGAACTATCCCGATTCCACCTCCATCGGGCGGCTCGCCGGCGCCTCGCGCCGCCAGTTTCTCGGCACGGATGTCGGTGTCGAGCGCGATCGCAACGTGACCTCGGGGATCTCGCTCAATCCGACACTCGCGTCATGGCTGCGCCCGCGCATCTCGACCGTGTCGTCGTTCATCCTCTCGCGGTCTCTCACGAGCCGCAATCCGGTGCGAACCGATGGGGATACTCTCGGGGAATACATTCTTCCCCAGACGCTCAACAACGCCCGCATCTCCGAGATCGGCGCCACCATCGATCCCGCTCTGCTGCTGCGACGCGTGCTCGGCGATTCCAGCAAGACCGCCAGGTATTTCTCCCGCCTCCGACAGCTCGATGTCACCCGCCGCCGGACCCGGCAGTCCACCTTCGACCTGGCCGCCTTCGATCCGTCGATCGGCTACCAGCTCGGCACCGGTAGCTTCGATTCCTTCCTCCATCAGGGGAGTGATGTCGCGCTCGGGGCGAGTCAGTACTGGGAGACATCCTTCACCGCTGGACTCGAGTTGCCGCTCGGCCTGTCGGTGACCTCGACCTATCAGGAAAACCACAACGATCGCTACCAGCGTGCCACCGCCGATGCCTTCATGGTGACCGAGACCCGCTCCCGTGACTGGCCGTACGGCTCGGTGAGTTGGAGCAGAGTCTTCCGTGGTGGCCCCCTCTCCCTGGTCACCCTGTCGTCGTCGCTGCGCCAGCGGCAGAGTTCAACCCGGACCCCGCGGCTCGACGGTGCCTCAGCGGCAACGAGCGCAACCACCAACCGGACGTTCGGCCCCGAGGTGCGTCTCACCTTTCGCAACGGCATCAGCCTGCTGACCCGTGCGACTATGGACCGCTCCGAGAGCCGCGACAACGGCTCGCTCCGGCGCGGGAATATCGATAACCTGAGCGGCGAGCTATTCTGGAGCGTCCGGCTGCCGCGCGCCCTGTCGGAACTCCGTAAGCCGCTGCGGACGCAGCTGTATGCCACCATCCGACGCAGCAATGACTGTCTGCTGCGCGCCGAGGGCCAGGAGTGCGAAACGGTTTCGGATATCCGCGGGCACGACATTCACGGCTCCCTGACGACCGACGTCTTCGGGCGGGTGACAGGCGGGCTCGTCTTCGGTTGGGTAGTGAATGACTTGCGATATCTCGATCGGAAGACGTCGACGATTTCGGCCGCCCTCAACTTCAATATTCCGCTCACCATGCCGGGGAATCGCTGATGCGCTCCAGGCTCTCGCTCGCTACCGCCTCTTTTCTGTTGCTTGCCGTGGCCTGTGGCCGCGACACCAGCAGTTCGCTGCCACGTGAATTTGATGGTGCCGCCGCGCTCAAGTCGGTCGAGACGCAGGTCGCCTTCGGCCCACGGATTCCAGGCACGGCCCCGCACGCGGCGATGGCACACTGGCTCGACTCGCTGGTCCGCACCAAGACCGACTCGGTTGTGCTGCAGCGCTGGTGGCATCACCCGGCCGTGGGCGATTCGATCGAGATGATCAACGTGATCGCGCGAGTGAATCCGGCGGCCACCAATCGCGTGCTCTATCTGGCGCACTGGGATACCCGGCCGCGCTCCGATGGCCCGACCTCGATCGACAAGGTGGCGCCGGTGCCGGGCGCCAACGATGGCGGCTCTGGTGTCGCCGTACTCCTCGGCGTGCTTGATGCGCTCAAGAAGCAGCCCACCACGGTGGGCGTCGATCTCGTCTTCCTCGATGGCGAGGACTACGGCTTCTTCGGCCCGCCGCGCGTCGATGTGCTGATCGGATCGGAGTATTACGCGAAGAATCCGATCGTGGCCGAGAAGCCGAGCTTCGCGGTGCTCTGGGATATGGTGGGTGACAAGGATCTGCGGATTCCGAAGGAGCCCGGCTCGCAGGTCGCCGCGCCCGACGTGGTCGATCGCGTCTGGAGTGTTGCGGCGCAGATGGGGTACGGCCACATCTTCGTCGATGCGTCGTACGGTGGCCCGATCACCGACGATCACACGCCGCTCATCGCCGCCGGCTTCAAGGCGATCGACATCATCGATATCGATTACGGCTCCTGGCACACCAAGCACGACACCCCCGACAAGCTCAGCAAGGCGGCGCTCGAGGCAGTGGGCAATGTCGCCGTCGGTGTGATTCGCGGCGCCACCAAGTAATTCGCGCCGGCGCGCGTCGCCGTGTGCCGGTACCTCCCACGGCAGGTCGCCATTCTCGGTGATGTCTCCCGCCGAGCGCAGGTCGCTCACGATTCTCCTCGCCCTCGGGGTGGCCGGACACCTGATCCGCGCCGTCTCGGGGGCCGCGAACGTTCCGGCTCCGGTGTCGCTCGGGCTCGATCCGGCCGCCGATGGCAACCCGCTCGCCCATCGTGACTCGGCCCGGGCCCTCGCCCGGCCCATCGACGCGACCGAACGGATCGACGTGGAACGGGCGACGCCCCCCGAGCTCGCGCGGCTTCCCGGGGTCGGCCCCGCCCTCGCCAAACGGATCGTGGCGGATCGCCAGATTCACGGTGCGTTCGGCGGCATCGCGGGGCTCGACCGGGTGGCCGGCATCGGCCCGGCAATGCTTCGCCGCCTCGCGCCGCATCTATCCTTTGGTGGCGTCGTGGCCGATACTCAGGCCGTCGGCGGTGATCCCATTGTCGACCTGAACCGCGCCGGCGTGGCGGAATTGGACGCCTTGCCGGGGATCGGGGAGGGTCGAGCTCGCGCCATCGTGGCATTTCGCGATAGCGCAGGGCAATTTCGCCAAGTCACTGACCTGATCCGGGTCCGTGGCTTCTCCCTGGCCCTGATCGGCCGACTCGCCGCTCGACTCGTGGTTCGGTGACTTTTTACTCGATCACGGCCCCGTGGCCGCGAGGCATCC of Gemmatimonadota bacterium contains these proteins:
- the sprA gene encoding cell surface protein SprA, translating into MAPLALFLLLASLLAPWSAGAQLPADTIRARMGVHGTLPGALPTVGEPAVLRAPWLFPAGRSVAGRVARFDTATTAAVEAQRLAAAHQRLLMALYRGRGFGASPRADGGIAAEAAPRGLFGLNRNVADLQFDGALQLTIGTDRFKNLRCTPSQLQDPNSGCRPKFKPPRIDNQLRFQASGLISQRLRVDIDLDNTREFNNANNIRVSYTGLEDEVLKRIDVGTVQFRPPLSRFLTAGIPTNNFGINTTVELGPVEVQALAATQSGSQVGTRTYTIGSETTEPQDREVADLNFEARRFFWAVDPRTLPGYPAIDALSLQGLTLAPSLKPTEVRIYKYRSVAAGGTGANPNLDGITALGLNQSGTTIEKIGPLRWQLLQQGRDYWLDPSGLWFVLTAKLDPNDLLAVSYTTADGGRVGTFPATDDPTRSDTLRLILQPNRGPDAGSFAHSMRNVYRVTGSDLQAGSLAVAITLNRSELPPDGVGTWLSRFGLALPNDAKFFDTDNRLFPRSRDPGATATILDHFIFFPSQQPFADAARIPDPQFRNDSLYRTPEYLLFEQGPPAKYQIRLQYAARGGGDKGSINLNAIQIREGTEQLTVDGLRLTRGVDYSISYGTGMVTFLEPERLFSRGTSTVTASFEQQGFFAIAPTSIFGLTARYRVGSIGSVNLVGLYQSEATAFTRPQLGFEPTASLLAGVTGQFNFRLPAVSRFLKGLARGGVVAPSSLELNAELAFSRPDANRSGEAYLEEFENDAGIPIRLGEGNWQISSMPQSSAGVEALGFPSGFDSTSAVQLSWQNLVPNRLGLANEITAEAIDPNIQIVGGKSTSPETVAYITFHADTAGGIVARNNHSHWSLPPRPFQPRWRSVVTPLSLTGVDLTRNEFLEFWVFEGEDDKPVESSEMRFMLDLGSVSEDALAIAPTAFTVSGTDTTWTGRQYVGAGRLDTERNATGTYSAVTDDVGILGDRPDQVTGPLGPVLRPALCRRTVTASVEIFPWGDLSARCSNGNGLLDTEDLDADLLLNARGPDEDAFRYIIDLRDPKYFVRTGVVSTDNATGRKAAWKLYRVPLRQWDRQVGQPNMRLIKHLRFTFLTPPDKGGSDPVVRFALARMRLIGAPWVRRAETPIAGISGSTGVSHGDVSVSAITTENLELGYVPPPGVVSATKDVAGGQSSLGQQINEKALRVVAKDLRSGERAEAYFRFLGDARNLLSYRELRLWLRGRGTGWEDGTLRGYIKVGADARNFYWFDASALTTTWEPEVVVNLDTWRKLRAQVQERYLRGEAPSGSLECGGDPEAYVACEGPYIVHLRDPGISEPNLAKVQEIATGIYHKAGGAAPAAAELWIDDIRLATPITEVGRAAAINARLLATDLGDVTLDYVYQDGQFRQISAAPSYRTTGTLQASTNLRLDRFLPASFGLAMPLSLGYNASSTDPELIAGSDLRAAELVDLRRPRSNNSSFSLNVRRVVNTGSFLTRLLLNPLSFSANFAGADATTELSDANSSLFNYSLGWSVAGGRRTRSLGFGRLARGLPRWLRESESGRALGRANIALLPTALRLNTTLSRTQGDYTSFLVPIHRASDTLLKPVTSLQYLWRNNVGTSWQPLQMITLNADWTSTRDLRNYPDSTSIGRLAGASRRQFLGTDVGVERDRNVTSGISLNPTLASWLRPRISTVSSFILSRSLTSRNPVRTDGDTLGEYILPQTLNNARISEIGATIDPALLLRRVLGDSSKTARYFSRLRQLDVTRRRTRQSTFDLAAFDPSIGYQLGTGSFDSFLHQGSDVALGASQYWETSFTAGLELPLGLSVTSTYQENHNDRYQRATADAFMVTETRSRDWPYGSVSWSRVFRGGPLSLVTLSSSLRQRQSSTRTPRLDGASAATSATTNRTFGPEVRLTFRNGISLLTRATMDRSESRDNGSLRRGNIDNLSGELFWSVRLPRALSELRKPLRTQLYATIRRSNDCLLRAEGQECETVSDIRGHDIHGSLTTDVFGRVTGGLVFGWVVNDLRYLDRKTSTISAALNFNIPLTMPGNR
- a CDS encoding M28 family peptidase, which produces MRSRLSLATASFLLLAVACGRDTSSSLPREFDGAAALKSVETQVAFGPRIPGTAPHAAMAHWLDSLVRTKTDSVVLQRWWHHPAVGDSIEMINVIARVNPAATNRVLYLAHWDTRPRSDGPTSIDKVAPVPGANDGGSGVAVLLGVLDALKKQPTTVGVDLVFLDGEDYGFFGPPRVDVLIGSEYYAKNPIVAEKPSFAVLWDMVGDKDLRIPKEPGSQVAAPDVVDRVWSVAAQMGYGHIFVDASYGGPITDDHTPLIAAGFKAIDIIDIDYGSWHTKHDTPDKLSKAALEAVGNVAVGVIRGATK
- a CDS encoding helix-hairpin-helix domain-containing protein; protein product: MSPAERRSLTILLALGVAGHLIRAVSGAANVPAPVSLGLDPAADGNPLAHRDSARALARPIDATERIDVERATPPELARLPGVGPALAKRIVADRQIHGAFGGIAGLDRVAGIGPAMLRRLAPHLSFGGVVADTQAVGGDPIVDLNRAGVAELDALPGIGEGRARAIVAFRDSAGQFRQVTDLIRVRGFSLALIGRLAARLVVR